In Neisseria dentiae, one DNA window encodes the following:
- the ruvC gene encoding crossover junction endodeoxyribonuclease RuvC, producing MNTRPTRILGIDPGSRVTGFGVIDVRGREHFYVASGCIKTPPNAPLAERIAVIVKHIDEIIAAYRPQQAAVEQVFVNVNPAATLMLGQARGAALAALVMHNLPTFEYTALQVKQAVVGKGKAAKEQVQHMVVQMLALSGTPQADAADGLAVALTHALRNHGLAAQLQQGGLQIKRGRFQVK from the coding sequence ATGAACACCCGCCCCACCCGCATCCTCGGCATCGACCCCGGCAGCCGCGTTACCGGCTTCGGCGTTATCGACGTGCGCGGGCGCGAGCATTTCTATGTGGCATCGGGCTGCATCAAAACCCCGCCGAACGCGCCGCTGGCCGAACGCATCGCCGTGATTGTGAAACATATCGACGAAATCATCGCCGCCTACCGCCCGCAACAGGCGGCGGTGGAGCAGGTGTTTGTGAACGTCAACCCCGCCGCCACGCTGATGCTCGGCCAAGCGCGCGGCGCGGCGCTGGCGGCGCTGGTGATGCACAACCTGCCCACGTTCGAATACACCGCCCTGCAAGTCAAACAAGCCGTGGTCGGCAAAGGCAAAGCCGCCAAAGAGCAGGTGCAGCATATGGTGGTGCAGATGCTGGCCCTGTCGGGTACGCCGCAGGCCGATGCCGCCGACGGCCTCGCCGTCGCCCTCACCCACGCCCTGCGCAACCACGGCCTGGCCGCGCAGTTGCAGCAAGGCGGCCTGCAAATCAAACGCGGGCGTTTCCAAGTGAAATAG